From the genome of Phoenix dactylifera cultivar Barhee BC4 unplaced genomic scaffold, palm_55x_up_171113_PBpolish2nd_filt_p 000687F, whole genome shotgun sequence:
ACACAAATTCTATTCCGATACCTCAAAGATCCATCCTCATGAATCCTGAATTCAGATATATCTCCTGCTTCTATCGACTTCTAAATCTTCAATAACTGCTGGTCATTACCCTGAGCTGTCTTGATCCTCTCTATGAGTGTCGGCTGAACCTGCATATAAGCCAATTGAGTCCTTGTGCCAGGTACTCGAATTTCTAGTTCAAGTTTCCTCACATCTTCCAAAATATGTAGTTGGCTAGTAATCAAAGTAGCCATATTTCCTATTGCTTTCTACTCAAGGCATCTGCAACAACGTTAGCTTTTCCAGGATGATAATTTATCGTTAGATCATAGTCCTTCAACAATTCCAGCCATCTTCTTTGTCTCAAATTCAATTCCTTCTGGgtaaatatatatttcaaacttttgTGATCTGTAAACACCTCGCATTGCACGCCGTATAGATGatgtctccaaatcttgagaacAAAAATCACAGCTGCTAACTCCAAATCATGAGTAGGATAATTTTGCTCATAAGATTTTAATTGTCTAGAGGCATAGGCTACTACCTTACCATGCTACATCAAAACACAGCCGAGTCCCTTCCTTGAAGCATCACTATAAATTGTGAATCCATCATCACCTGTAGGTATAGTAAGAATAGGTGTTGTAACCAATCGCCTCTTTAATTCCTGAAAGCCTCGTTCACATTCTTCAGTCCATTCAAACTTAACTCCTTTTTGAGTTAAGCAAGTCAAAAGTATAGCTATAGAGGAAAATCCTTCCATAAATCGTCTGTAATAGCCTGCCATTCCTAGAAAGCTGCGAATCTCAGAAACATTAATAGGCCTGTTCCATTGTACTACAGCTTCCACTTTTGCTGGATCCACAGAAATCCCATCTCCGGATATGATATGCCCCAAAAACGATATCTCATTCAACCAAAACTCACACTTCTTTAATTTAGCATAGAGCTTCTCCCTCCTTAAGAGTTGAAGTACGCTTCGTAAAtgctcctcatgttcttctttttcttttgaataaattaaaatgtcaTCAATGAACACCACCACAAATCGATctagaaaatatttaaatattctgttTATTAAGTCCATAAAAGCTGCTGGGGCATTCGTCAATCCAAAAAGCATCACCAAGAATTCATAATGTCCATAACGAGTTCTGAATGCAGTCTTGGGTACATCTTCCCTTTGATCTTTAGCTGATGATATCCTGTGCGGAGatcaatcttagagaaaacatgTGCACCTTGCAACTGGTCAAATAAATCATCTATTCGAGGCAAAGGGTACTTGTTCTTTATAGTGACTTTATTCAAttctctatagtcaatgcagagtctcatgcttccatctttctttttcacaaagagCACTGGAGCTCCCCAAGGTGACACACTAGGTCGTATAAAACCAATGTCCAGTAAATCTTGCAACTGATCTTTCAATTCTTTTAATTCAGCTGGGGCCATTCGATAAGGAGCTTTAGAAATCGGACCTGAACCGGGTACAGGATCAATAGTGAATTCAATTTTTCTGTCCGGTGGCAATCCTGATAACTCCTCGGAAAAGACGTCCGAAAATTCATTCACTATAGAAATATCCTCTATCTTTAGTTCATCTTGTTGTATATCAATTACTGAGGCCAGATAACCTGTGCATCCTTTCCTTAACATTCGTCCAGCTTGCAAAGCCGAGATAATATGAGGAAAAGCAGTTCCCTGGTTCTCACAGAAACTGAATGTCGGTTCCTCCGAAATTTGGAAATTTACCTTCTTGCCATGACAGTCCACTGAGGCATGATGGTAGCAAGCCAATTCATCCCCAGAATGACATCAAAATCCCGCATATCAAGTACAATTAGATCCACCGATAACTCCCTATCTATTATTTCAATTTTGCATGCCTTGCATATAACATCAGTGCTCAACATACCACCTACTGGCGTCTCCATATAGAACTTAGTGGTCATAGATTCAcacaatatattatgtgttttgATAAAGCTTGAGGATATGAATGAATGTGTGGCACCCGGATCAAATAAGACATAAGCATAAATATCGAATACGGGAATAGTACCTGTCACCACTGCATTAGAAGCTTGTGCATCCTGCTGTGTAAGTgcgaacacccttccttgagtCTTTGGCCTCTGGCTTCCTTCCATTGCCTGCGTAGATTAAATCTCGTTTCTTTGTGGGCAATCTGCAATTTTATGACCTTTCTGTCCGCAATGAAAACAAGAACCTGTAACCCAGGGACAATTTGCAAATTCATGATTACCACCACATTTTGAACACTTCCCATTCTTATTTTTGGGATTTCTATCTTTATTTGGCTTCTGAGCTGGATTCTTGAAATTCTTGTTTCCCCCTTTAAATTCAggtctatttctttttttttggtttctttcTCTTTCAGCAAAAGCTTCGTTGACTTCCCTTTCAATGATTAAAGCTTTATTCACCACAGCTGCGTAGGTAGTCAACTCATAGGGTACCACTTGCTTCCTAATTTCAGTCTTCAATCCCATCTCAAACTTGTGCACTCGGTCTTGCTCATCCTCTACCAATTTCGGAACAAATTTGGCTAGTTCTGTGAATTTGGCTTCATATTCGGCCACTGTCATGCTCCTTTGCTTCAAATGGATAAATTCTTGTTCCTTCTGTGTCCTTACACTCCGAGGAAAATATTTATCATAGAATGCTTTTCGAAATTTATCCCAAGTGAGAGGTTCCCCATCATGCTCAAATTTATGCTCCAACATCTGCCACCAATTAAAtgcttctccttgcaacatGTATGATGCAAACAAAAGTATTTCATCGTCCCAGCATCTTAAGACAGCAAATGCTTTTTCCATTTCTGTAAGCCAATTGTCTGCTTCCAAAAGTTCTGTAGTCCCCTGAAAAGCTGGAGGAGCCAACCTCTTAAATTCAGCTATGCTGCTACGATGTTCACACTGTTCCTCTAGTCCTTGTTGAGGCTGTGTCTGGAGCAACTGTGCTTGTTGCTGTTGCACCTGCTGTTGCATTTGCATGAGGCCCACCATGGTCCACATAACCTGGCTTAAGCCCGGTTCCTGTCCCGTTTGAGGGCTCATGACTCCCTCCTGCTGAGGGATACTCGTAGCCCGTTGGGGTGTGCTGTCAGCGTGCCGGTTCGGTGTCTCATTCGTAGCACCAATAGTAGTCTTTTTCGCCCGACGTTGAGGCATCCTAACCTATATGCATCAAATCACAGCAAATTCATCAAAAGAAAGCTCaccaaattaaaatatatttttttttgtaagaatAATCATCACATTCTTTACATCTAACGTCCCAATGtccctagtgtctacccacctaTACTCATATCGGGTATGATTCTTTGTCTTAGATTCTATCCAagtcggctctgataccacttaagttgtcacgcccccaTCCCGAGATCGCGGgccgggggtcgcgccaaccgccgcacacccgtaggaaactctccctacgagcatgcaaggcatctaaactAAACACCTCAATTacgcaattctaaaataatttaactgaataaatgcaatcttattccattgactaactcaagtcataaggtctcacaagtctaaatacgtagcggaataatcatttaccaacatgcagaaacctagttcttaaaataacaaaagtccaccaatcataataaatgtccataataacaaatcaacttaaataaccctaatctaagataacttatgccacaatccttctagtcgctctccccaatttgaatccccaatagattagttctcgaaatctgtaaaacaacaagagataatataatgagctagacaacccagtaagtaatgaacactctagctagataaatcaagcaataatatgttgaaaataaataaatatgcagttccaaagtataagtcaaatatttcttgaattcataagattcttttcgcggtttcaagattctttcacatattcaatttatcatgtcgatcctggactatgaccacatgttccctgtggcagggtcatcaacaccgactaatcttcttgcggtgagtccttcaggacagtcaattgccaacgtatctgcccccattggcggggtcctcaacatagccaggtcgatAGTTCAGTTtgttctctatttcatatttcagttatatataagaaaaatcatacAAAGTCAAAACCAAATGtcgttcatatcttaatttcttttaatttatcggattcaactcaacagccaggaactatgaccacatgttccctgtggtagggtcatatcaccgactattcATCTTGCAttaccaatgtattagcccccattggtAGGGCcctcaacatagcccgactgcaagtctgaatctatttcaagtcataatcttttcttacattatgtttagtgttccaAGCCAAAAGGTACAATGTCAGAGCAATTAAACACAATTCAAATCAGAAGCAAATACGTTCAATCATAATCatataatattctaaaaatacacatataatacatgcatcaaattcgaaatcacgaataattcgattcgtgaaacatatatatagtttgccgacaaatctagaaaagaggttacatcacttaccttgcgaacgcgatccacaacaaatccaattaattccgcaaatcccttgcagaacctaatattcaaaaaccatattttcttttaaaattcatcacaatatatatataaaacctaaattttaacattctcccagggccgaccctgccgaagtgtctagcaccccgagttcgggttcggatccgggttcatacccgtaaaccaccctccttttatttatttttattttttttctttcttttcttttcttttctttttcttttcttttctttttcttctcccgaATCCCCACTTCTTCTTCGGTGAGACAGGGGACCCGTGAGCCCCcgcccccccttcttcttccctctcggtcggGCCCAAGGGCGGCCGTGGTGGCCGGCCCTGATAGCTGCAGGAGGTGGCGGAGCAAGCCCGACCACTCCCGGCGGCTGGCAGCGTCGAACAAGGTCGACGGTGGAGCATTCGGCCGACCCATTTTTGGACCCAAGTTTCCGGCGATCGGCCCGCCCCAACCCCCAACACGTCATGGCCAAGCAtcaagcaaggagaaggagaagtttACCTTAGCCCCGACGAAGATCCGGCGCCTCTCTTCTCCGGCGgcaaggaagaaggagaccaccCGGTGCCGTggctcctccctctctccctctctccctccctctctctctctctctccctctctccctctctctcggtggCCGCACGAAGAAGACCCTCCCCCCTTTGCGTGCGGCGGCTCTCCTTCGGTGGGctcaaaggagaagaagaaggagaaggaagccctaaaacagggttcctccttcttcttcgggatggaaagAATCCATCCCGTTGCTGCCTCACGTGCGTTGCACGTGAGGCCAAGTgttgggactgggccggtcaagtggaccgggcccagttccagggtctcacagCTTGGGTTCTAGATTTATAAGGGTGGTTGTTTTGGCCTAAGAAAAGGTGATGAAATCCTTCCCTTATGTTGTAATTAGAGTGCCCTTAATATGATTTACGATGGATGCAACTATTTTAAATGTCCACACaagttgaaatttaaaatttaaaatttaaaattttgaatttaaacttttgaattttaaatttcagatttgaattttagttttcagcttttgaatttcaaatttcaaatttcaagtttaaatttcaaatttaaattttggaatcttagatttttttttttgtttcaatttAAGTCCCCActtttaatttcaaattttgaatttcaaatttggatTTCAGATCTGATGTTTCAAAATTTCAAGTTTTGAAATTCGGATTCACAAGTCAAAttggaaattttagatttggagCCCAAATTTAGTTTTTCAAATTTAACTTTGAAATTGTTAACTTCAAATCCTAAATTTGTGGAGATCAGATCTCAACTTTAGTAACTAAAAattagaattaaaatttaaaatattcagatttaattTATAAACTTAATAAGGCATGCAAGCTAGGATTTTAGCATCAATGGATTTCAGCAAAGggcagaaatttcagcaagtgcagaatttcagcataaTCAATGTGTGTGTCCTAATTAGCCTGCTCTGATACAAAAAATGATGCGGGATGAATGCGAGGGATTTAAACATAAGGGTTATCAgtaagttatgttgattaactaACCTAATTGCAACAGAAAATTCAGTCACATATGAGCTaagaaagcattatcatgagcaTAGTAATTTCAGGACTAGTTACCCGCATGTACTAGTTCATTTAGGACTTAGAGTAATGGACCGTTGTGGTTGAGAAACCACTAGATTAGGATGctttcttcaataaatcagaGCTAGAGTTGAGGCTTACCAAACATTGAACTTTTGGAATTCTTCTAGAGGAGGATCCTTGATCTCACTCTCAAGGgttgatgattgaataaaaggagcttctttcttccttagcaatcttgctttgtcaccttgagagaaggttgggcatgaggcccttgttccaagttgggcgtgaggccctaaaGCCACTTCCACATCCACCGCAGCCCTGTCTCCTCTcgcctcccttttcttttgtgatttccaTTCCTCTCTCACGCCAAACCTCTAATCCCTGTTTCTTTGCAGGTCCTTAAAGTACTCCATGTCATTGGGTCTATTATCCTTCCAAACCAACAGCAAGGGGCCCCTGTTTCAacggaagatgaagcttggttaTCCTATCATCAACCCTCGAGAGTGAGATCAAGGATCCTCCTCCAGAAGAATTCCAGAAGTTCAATGTTTGTGTAAGCCTCAACTCTAGCTCTGATTTTTTGAAGAAAGCATCATAATCTAGTGGTTTCTCAACCACAACGGTCCATTACTCTAAgtcctaaatgaattagtacatgcgggtaactagtcctgaaattactatgctcatgataatgctttcttAACTCATATGTGACTGAATTTTCTGTTGCAATTAGGCTAGTTAATCAATATAACTTACTGATAACCCTTATGTTTAAATCCCTCGCATTCATCCCGCATCAGGCTCAAACTCAAAGATGAAGTCTCAACCTACATACTCAAAGTGATGCTTTGGCTCCGCCATCTGCTCATGGATCTCCATAGGGGTAGGTGGCTTTGTACCCTGGTCAATAGAAATCGTTGGCTCACTGGGTCTAGCCTCTAACCGTGTCAACTAGCACCTCTCTTCGCCCAATGACCATCGATCTTGTTGCATGCCATCCGATACAATGAGTAGTCATTGTAGGTGTCAGTGTGCATTAATGCTTGTGGTGTCTCCCCTTGCAGTCTAACACCATGCTCCCTGAATACCAAGATCAAGATCATGCCACAAGGTAATGAAACATTGGACCTGCTCACTACCTCGTGCATCTGCTAGAACATCAATGCTAGCAAATTTAGGAGATACTTCCCGAGCATGTGAAAGATCACCAAGATGACCCTCTTaaacacaaaatcaaatctcttcaTCTTAGGGAAGAAGATCCTGGTGATCATGTGGTGAGGAAGCCTCATCTCTATAGATAGCTGGTTGGTGctcatctcctccaaaccaccgACATCCTTCCGACCCAAGATCCACTGGAGGCCAATCCACATTCCAAGCAGCTTGCTAAGGTACCATTGGTTGACATCTGCAAGACCCTCCCTGAGCTCAACACATTCAATATGATGTAGACTCTCTTCACCACCGATTCTAAGCTccctaccccccccccccaagctTTTTCAATTTTCATCCAATAGAAAACCCCTACTGTTCCAAGAACTCAAAATCCATAATGCAGCTGGTTGTGATGATTCGGGAGGAGAAAGGAACCCTACTTGGAGAGAAATGTGGAACAGGGCTTGCCTCTTTATATGGTGGAGGTTGtgaaagaatagatgccctacaagccaatcacaATACGTATTGCGaaggactttttttttattttccaaatcatgtacataacatttaattatgaataaaggcattgtgtttcatcatatgctatttattatatttgtgatgaacccttTAGATTAGGATAATAGTTTTaggactatgatgagatcatactagtgagacttaaaaccctaaaattctaatcttaagtatTTTCAGTtgattggtacattgagtcaggGATCAATGCTACCGGCAAGACTTGCACATCTTatatatgctcgatgcagagggtgattgatctcacaatcacttgtgtgagacactaatacaaagatgtgagtgctcattagaagaatgagttcattgAATTGACCTACCAAGAGAATATCTTATGAAGtattacttacatgtcaaaagatgattctcttagtggaagttgtgcaactgatcctttgacctgagatcaccatggtatcttgtgcacataaatctatgttttggtttacactcattcatgacaataagttgtgtacgaggtcttctggatatggtggattgtgtacaaagattatgagtagatcaacaagaaatcaatcacttctagtaagagaagatcacaTCCCATTTATTCTAATAATATGATAATTCAaggagcctttgatcaaagcagaatgaaaattagaaagagtttttaatatttcatgattcgaattatcattagaagattaagaaaaatatgaatataaaattgagtttgacatccattcatactcatatacatattcggaatgcacggtaacttgccactgaagggtatttttgaaattttcaccaaattccatatttttcaggtagacatgacacgttgctagacatcAATCTAGTCttgtaggtttgatcaaattaaagagtttaattcgaccGCCCATTAGAAAGGATTTTAATTGTTAAGTTCTGGTTTGCGCAGTTTGGacctaaatcgattagaagaattctaatcaggttaggtcaactcaAACCCACACTTATTACTGGGTAAGTatagaacccaatgggtcacacacaagaaaactggtCGAGGGTCTAATTGAATtaaatcatgtttgcaagataaacatcctagcaggtgttgcaaaccttagctcccgattcgaattagattcgaattggattcgagtctgattcttaattgatctaatttgattagatcatatcctaataagggttagccaagagttgacacctaattggcttggtttgattctaattggattagatttgataaatcattcatttttgatcGTTAGATCTTCAtttaccgttggatgaagacataacgGTGAGTTGATTCAAACTCGATTACATTGGGTTAGACAAGGGCTATCAcctttgaccattggatcttcatcccaccattggatgaagacaaaaTGGGtaaagtgaatggcgccttgcattggagcccttggatcatcatcatgaaagatcaagaggtgaggcatgatggacatgtgattggcatgtgatgttgacttggtcaaaatatgacaccacatgaaaggacatatcatttgatacacctcctcacctgatctgtgcctcctcttatttgatatggccctttagatgatgccttttcatgagaggatgtgtggatgggatgcatcccttggagatgcatccccacgcctattataaataggctagcgctCCATGAGTTTCATAATCCCAATCCATCGTATTCCttgcttcctttctttcttacattaatttccttcttttttacattgcttctagtgtgtcctaagccaagacaaggtggtcttctttaggacaagagGATTAGAAGCAAatttagaaagaagaaaaaaattagaaaggaaggaaagcatgCTATTAGAGTTTTTtaaaagaattctgcattaaggatcaaattctttggagctaaagtcttgaatcaagttttcttgtggatcaccattggagggcggacacttggacaccTCGTGGAGATCATTCATATTGGATTAGCAttggaggtattcttctattcctacatttatatttatatattatttgattgttaccattaaggtgatctaggcttataagggtttcatgttaagggactttattaagaatattttaaaatacCTAGCTTCCgttgcccattatgacatgttagaacccttcagtggtatcagagccatccttaattggttcaatcaagtgattatgcatgatgtatgattgttaaaattactatgagatagtaatatcatatgtttagaagaatgctgaattatatgattcatatatgatatgatatataataaaatgccatgatatgaattttttatatgaagatatgttgaagcatgttaattgatccaatcaattggtaataatttgtacatgctatgagatagccatgatgtaaatatgctatgagataatattatgttataaatgtcatgatatgaattttcatatgaagatatgttaaTTAATTTAGTCAATTGGtaataatttatacatgctatgagatagctatgatgcatgatagttggttatgatttatatatgctatgagatagatatataatttgttatagCATATACAAAGACATGTTCAATATGTTAcgattatagaatgtgcatgagaccagtaagccctcaataaaaattatattaagtcatagtgttgaaaaactttgagcggacccattctagaacaattaatctaattgatgtctaaggaaagcactgaAGGTGGTTCTATAATTAGGACCTTAccctctgagtaaggagagcctcccacctgcttacttggccaattgtttgatggcctattatggataagcttaatgtttATAAAACACTAATGATATCCTTTCTTTATGCCTtgacattattatgtcaagatccatgagagtttgttgtgcaaccacaaggcttgcaatggggactgatgttatactgttgTTGTCGAATTCTtatttacctaaaaatacgctaaacagatcattgttagaaccgacaaacaaagtttaatttaattttactcttaccttttctacccgaagaatagtggtcgtaagaggtcgatccacagggaggcgattgaagTTGCATATtaaaacattcactcggattcaaaatcgatttttgaatgatagaagaaaaacattactttgaggatgttaaatgattctTTGGtttaccagagaatgttttttttttttaaatttaaaattaacaaaaagtaggtacttagattcaaagagcatttatatatttaactaatcaaagaagagctttggcataaattaaaatggatgaaaatagtgctaagaagatcaaagcctggaacataaattgcaaaaaagaaaatttaatgtattgcataaaaggaaAAATTACAGAATCCGCAGAAcagaataaaagaagaaaaattgcagcatgatcggttctttcaatttttaaaataaaccacgcaatagcacgtatcctgcaggatagtgattacgggtgtcggtccatagggattgaagaataagttatttttcttttaaaaataaatcaaaaagaagaatttgctaactcgaattaactaaattaaactatgagtacggattagaatttatcaaagtaaatggatctagggtttggagtccaCCGCATAGCATTGTATTAGGGTTtatgttcttaatttttttatcttttggagaggcatgcaaattggctacaagccttttaaaatgaaagcataaagagttttagaaagatccatcttaggtacagcatgaagtgtctacctaattataCTAACATAGAGTGCAGAACACCTCATCTTCCAATTCatagatcatcttagactacttcaGCAAACATGAATCGTAAAAAgtatgctcaaagtttaaacatcataaaagaaattttcattgatgataagaatttaaacaagctccaaaataataaagaaaataagaactacaatgccctgatacattgctagggcttcatccagccctagactagacgtttagccgagcatggcttccgaatgacctcccatcttcaaatgaaagccttcaccttccattatttccaaaatatcacaaaatattctctttcccccatccttttcttttcttttcttctctcccgaacagagcctcctcctctgttcttcaaacCGTCGCCTCCCCCTTGCCACCGAACTCCCCCCTGCTTTTATAGTCATCCAGTGTGCTCattcgggaagggagaagagatcacGGGCGGCTGATTCTGGGGCGTGATGCTGGAGGGCAGCTCGCGGACGAAAATGGcgaatggctggatctcgggAGGAAAGCATGATCCGTGGAGCGCCGGGTTGAATGCAGATAGCCGGATCAATGAAGCTGGCCGTTGGATCGATGGGAGGTTGACGTGCAGACGAGATAAGGTGagatggccgcgggatcgacggaagGAGCTGGACGAGCCGATCACGGACAACTGGGCAGACGATGATTGCGGAGAAGGCTGAATCACAGAGAtttgatggcggaggagctgggaAGAGAGGTTGCACCGGCTGATGGCGGAGAAACAGGATGCTGGGGGGGAGCGAAAGAAGAAAGTGATCGGATCCATGGCGTGATACGCTGGGATGCGATGCTGTCTCGGATGCTCGGAATGGCAGCCGTGCGGAGGCGCTGGTCACAGCGTGGAGATGaaaatccggaagaggagatgcCGCACGTggttgatggcggaggagctgggaATCCGAAAGAGGAGATGGCATGAACGCGGTAGGCATgatgcgggatcgacgggaggaaagTGGACGGCCCCGAtgcaaggagggaggaagaagataaacagtggcttatatattatatatatatatattttttttgtaacactgttcatatgaacagtatttttcacggaacactgttcatatgagcaGTGTTACCTCGGAATACTGTTCACctgaacagtgattccagtactttttggaaaaaattatttttcttgctttattttgacgtgaaaatgggcatatatgaatttaaaacaaggatctcctctattttgcttagtttggaaacgtGATGCGGAGACGGGAGTTTCTGAACTGTTGGATTGCTTGGATAGTGGTCGTGGGAAAGGAATAGGATTGGTTTGGGAATTGGTTTTCT
Proteins encoded in this window:
- the LOC120106915 gene encoding uncharacterized protein LOC120106915 encodes the protein MVGLMQMQQQVQQQQAQLLQTQPQQGLEEQCEHRSSIAEFKRLAPPAFQGTTELLEADNWLTEMEKAFAVLRCWDDEILLFASYMLQGEAFNWWQMLEHKFEHDGEPLTWDKFRKAFYDKYFPRSVRTQKEQEFIHLKQRSMTVAEYEAKFTELAKFVPKLVEDEQDRVHKFEMGLKTEIRKQVVPYELTTYAAVVNKALIIEREVNEAFAERERNQKKRNRPEFKGGNKNFKNPAQKPNKDRNPKNKNGKCSKCGGNHEFANCPWVTGSCFHCGQKGHKIADCPQRNEI